One Mangifera indica cultivar Alphonso chromosome 4, CATAS_Mindica_2.1, whole genome shotgun sequence genomic region harbors:
- the LOC123214733 gene encoding phenylalanine--tRNA ligase alpha subunit, cytoplasmic isoform X1, translating to MAEEAILGYLQHNEQIADSGVFAAKRQLDHNDVVNVIKSLHGFRYVDAQNIKSETWVLTDEGRKYAAEGSPEFQLFMALPEEGSISKDELQKRLDPAVFKIGCSQAGKNRWVEMGKQVSRKVQNVEDKVRELLLHVQEGHEIKQEDINSLKARKLIVLQTWKGYSVTKGPNYAPQRKKVATDLTRENLQRGDWKELEFKEYNFNAKGQPAEGGHLHPLLKVRKQLKDIFLQLGFEEMPTNNYVESSFWNFDALFQPQQHPARDSHDTFFLQEPSTTRELPEDYVKWVKNVHEVGGYGSRGYGYDWKREEANKNLLRTHTTAVSSRMLKALAEKPFAPKRYFSIDRVFRNEAVDRTHLAEFHQIEGLICDRGLTLGDLIGVLKDFFTRLGMSQLRFKPAYNPYTEPSMEIFSYHEGLGKWVEIGNSGMFRPEMLLPMGFPEDVRVIAWGLSLERPTMILYGYNNIRDLFGHKVDLGLIKENPICRLGLQ from the exons ATGGCTGAGGAGGCGATTTTAGGTTATTTACAACACAATGAGCAAATCGCAGACTCAGGTGTTTTCGCTGCCAAACGCCAACTCGATCACAATGACGTCGTTAATGTCATTAAGAGTCTTCACGGCTTTCGTTATGTGGACGCTCAG aaTATTAAGAGTGAGACGTGGGTGCTGACTGATGAAGGTAGAAAATATGCAGCTGAAGGATCACctgaatttcaattatttatggcTTTGCCAGAGGAGGGTAGTATTTCAAAAGATGAACTGCAG AAAAGGCTTGATCCTGCGGTTTTCAAGATAGGTTGCTCACAGGCAGGAAAGAATAGATGGGTGGAGATGGGAAAGCAAGTTTCAAGAAAG GTTCAAAATGTGGAAGATAAAGTCAGAGAATTGCTGCTACACGTACAAGAAGGACAT GAAATTAAGCAAGAAGATATCAACTCTCTCAAAGCAAGAAAGCTTATTGTTCTTCA aACCTGGAAGGGCTACTCAGTGACAAAAGGCCCTAATTATGCCCCGCAAAGAAAGAAAGTCGCTACAGATTTGACTCGGGAAAATCTTCAGAG AGGTGATTGGAAGGAACTAGAATTCAAGGAGTATAACTTCAATGCTAAAGGACAGCCTGCTGAAGGTGGCCACCTTCATCCACTGCTCAAG GTACGAAAGCAATTGAAGGACATTTTCCTTCAGTTGGG TTTTGAGGAGATGCCAACAAACAATTATGTTGAGAGCAG CTTCTGGAACTTTGATGCATTGTTCCAGCCACAACAACACCCTGCCCGTGATTCACATGATACATTCTTCCTACAAG AACCTTCCACTACAAGGGAACTGCCCGAAGATTATGTTAAGTGGGTGAAAAATGTTCATGAGGTTGGTGGTTATGGGTCCAGAGG ATATGGATATGATTGGAAGAGAGAGGAAGCAAACAAAAACCTCCTGCGAACTCACACGACTGCTGTTTCCTCCAGGATGCTGAAGGCACTAGCAGAG AAACCATTTGCCCCCAAAAGGTACTTCTCCATAGACCGTGTTTTTAGAAACGAAGCTGTCGATCGAACTCATCTTGCAGAGTTCCACCAAATAGAAG GCCTGATCTGTGATCGGGGGCTTACGCTTGGTGACTTGATTGGAGTCCTGAAGGACTTCTTCACTCGTTTGG GCATGTCCCAGCTGCGTTTTAAGCCTGCTTACAATCCATATACTGAACCTAGCATGGAGATTTTTAG CTATCATGAAGGCTTAGGGAAATGGGTGGAAATCGGGAATTCTGGCATGTTCAGACCTGAAATGTTGCTTCCTATGGGATTCCCAGAAGATGTTCGAGTTATTGCATGGGGCCTTTCCCTTGAAAG ACCGACTATGATACTTTATGGTTACAATAATATCCGTGATCTGTTTGGACACAAG GTGGATCTTGGTCTCATCAAGGAGAACCCGATCTGCCGCCTTGGACTCCAGTAA
- the LOC123214733 gene encoding phenylalanine--tRNA ligase alpha subunit, cytoplasmic isoform X2 — MAEEAILGYLQHNEQIADSGVFAAKRQLDHNDVVNVIKSLHGFRYVDAQNIKSETWVLTDEGRKYAAEGSPEFQLFMALPEEGSISKDELQKRLDPAVFKIGCSQAGKNRWVEMGKQVSRKVQNVEDKVRELLLHVQEGHEIKQEDINSLKARKLIVLQTWKGYSVTKGPNYAPQRKKVATDLTRENLQRGDWKELEFKEYNFNAKGQPAEGGHLHPLLKVRKQLKDIFLQLGFEEMPTNNYVESSFWNFDALFQPQQHPARDSHDTFFLQEPSTTRELPEDYVKWVKNVHEVGGYGSRGYGYDWKREEANKNLLRTHTTAVSSRMLKALAEKPFAPKRYFSIDRVFRNEAVDRTHLAEFHQIEGLICDRGLTLGDLIGVLKDFFTRLVFCSHHGLDGTG, encoded by the exons ATGGCTGAGGAGGCGATTTTAGGTTATTTACAACACAATGAGCAAATCGCAGACTCAGGTGTTTTCGCTGCCAAACGCCAACTCGATCACAATGACGTCGTTAATGTCATTAAGAGTCTTCACGGCTTTCGTTATGTGGACGCTCAG aaTATTAAGAGTGAGACGTGGGTGCTGACTGATGAAGGTAGAAAATATGCAGCTGAAGGATCACctgaatttcaattatttatggcTTTGCCAGAGGAGGGTAGTATTTCAAAAGATGAACTGCAG AAAAGGCTTGATCCTGCGGTTTTCAAGATAGGTTGCTCACAGGCAGGAAAGAATAGATGGGTGGAGATGGGAAAGCAAGTTTCAAGAAAG GTTCAAAATGTGGAAGATAAAGTCAGAGAATTGCTGCTACACGTACAAGAAGGACAT GAAATTAAGCAAGAAGATATCAACTCTCTCAAAGCAAGAAAGCTTATTGTTCTTCA aACCTGGAAGGGCTACTCAGTGACAAAAGGCCCTAATTATGCCCCGCAAAGAAAGAAAGTCGCTACAGATTTGACTCGGGAAAATCTTCAGAG AGGTGATTGGAAGGAACTAGAATTCAAGGAGTATAACTTCAATGCTAAAGGACAGCCTGCTGAAGGTGGCCACCTTCATCCACTGCTCAAG GTACGAAAGCAATTGAAGGACATTTTCCTTCAGTTGGG TTTTGAGGAGATGCCAACAAACAATTATGTTGAGAGCAG CTTCTGGAACTTTGATGCATTGTTCCAGCCACAACAACACCCTGCCCGTGATTCACATGATACATTCTTCCTACAAG AACCTTCCACTACAAGGGAACTGCCCGAAGATTATGTTAAGTGGGTGAAAAATGTTCATGAGGTTGGTGGTTATGGGTCCAGAGG ATATGGATATGATTGGAAGAGAGAGGAAGCAAACAAAAACCTCCTGCGAACTCACACGACTGCTGTTTCCTCCAGGATGCTGAAGGCACTAGCAGAG AAACCATTTGCCCCCAAAAGGTACTTCTCCATAGACCGTGTTTTTAGAAACGAAGCTGTCGATCGAACTCATCTTGCAGAGTTCCACCAAATAGAAG GCCTGATCTGTGATCGGGGGCTTACGCTTGGTGACTTGATTGGAGTCCTGAAGGACTTCTTCACTCGTTTGG TATTCTGCAGCCATCACGGACTGGATGGCACTGGCTAG
- the LOC123214696 gene encoding NADH dehydrogenase [ubiquinone] iron-sulfur protein 8-B, mitochondrial, translating into MALILARKSLSALRARHLAVSGQALQGSHHYGLRFSAHPYSHHPTNKDDEEREQLAKEISKDWSSVFDRSINMLFLTEMVRGLMLTLKYFFEPKVTINYPFEKGPLSPRFRGEHALRRYPTGEERCIACKLCEAICPAQAITIEAEEREDGSRRTTRYDIDMTKCIYCGFCQEACPVDAIVEGPNFEFATETHEELLYDKEKLLENGDRWETEIAENLRSESLYR; encoded by the exons ATGGCTTTGATCTTAGCTCGCAAGTCCCTCTCCGCTCTTCGCGCTCGTCACCTC GCTGTGTCGGGACAAGCATTGCAGGGTTCGCATCATTATGGGTTGCGATTCAGTGCGCACCCTTACTCCCATCATCCCACCAATAAAG ATGACGAAGAGAGGGAGCAACTTGCCAAAGAGATATCGAAAGACTGGAGTTCTG TTTTTGACAGAAGCATAAACATGCTATTTCTCACTGAAATGGTTCGGGGTTTGATGCTGACACTCAAATACTTTTTTGAGCCAAAAGTTACT ATCAATTATCCATTTGAGAAGGGCCCTCTAAGCCCTCGTTTTCGTGGTGAGCATGCCCTGCGACGATATCCCACTGGAGAGGAACGATGCATTGCTTGCAAACTCTGTGAAGCT ATATGCCCTGCACAAGCTATCACAATTGAGGCAGAGGAAAGAGAAGATGGAAGTCGCAGGACAACTAG GTACGATATTGACATGACCAAGTGTATCTACTGTGGATTTTGCCAAGAGGCTTGTCCTGTTGATGCCATCGTCGAAGGACCTAACTTCGAATTTGCAACTGAGACTCACGAG GAGCTTCTGTATGACAAAGAGAAGCTGCTTGAGAATGGGGATCGTTGGGAGACTGAGATTGCGGAGAACCTCAGATCTGAAAGCCTTTACCGCTGA
- the LOC123214697 gene encoding protein NONRESPONDING TO OXYLIPINS 2, mitochondrial-like, producing the protein MASLCRSAIATASKTIAARSRTTTQKTLTPKSVLSAFSSPSSSVPRASRVLSVLGSAESLMPLHSAIACARLKSSIAVDSTCWSWLSKGLAVPL; encoded by the exons ATGGCTTCATTATGTAGATCGGCCATAGCAACAGCTTCAAAAACAATCGCTGCTCGATCCAGAACCACAACCCAGAAGACCCTTACCCCAAAATCCGTTTTATCCGCTTTCTCTTCACCCTCCAGCTCCGTCCCTCGTGCCTCAAG gGTTCTTTCTGTATTGGGAAGTGCTGAGTCACTGATGCCCCTCCACAGTGCCATTGCCTGTGCTCGCCTCAAATCAAGCATTGCTGTTGATTCAACATGCTGGAGCTGGCTTTCTAAAG GACTTGCGGTACCATTGTGA